The following proteins come from a genomic window of Aquimarina sp. MAR_2010_214:
- a CDS encoding T9SS type A sorting domain-containing protein: protein MKTFYIFLFVITSIVGHAQTVTTILDSPTEDIDDALALDSEGNLYGSNFSGDTVYKITPSGEISAFVTGLSNPNGLAFDSEDNLFVVEYTGAAIRKYDNEGNLLHTYPVGDFPSGIIKAFCSDAMIFTYADFGNAENNSVNELLPDGTIRELYQGAPLSVPVGLTFDHSGVLYIGNYLDRKIYRLRPGKNELKYIATVPDSGTNAPYLAFIAYAKGSLYGTVYGEHKIYKIHPWFTDRVEIFAGSTSGSMDGDISEATFSFPSGIISNKRENTLYVSEFSGVGNVRKISLRKKKCNLDIKLKAYPNPVSELLNIKVELSEETNFRIKVESLFGGNVVFESQETYDGEDFLKTISVENWSPGFYRVLISKNSCRKSKLLIVR from the coding sequence CATTTTTCTATTTGTTATCACATCTATAGTAGGGCATGCCCAAACAGTAACTACAATTTTGGACTCACCCACAGAGGATATTGATGATGCCTTAGCACTTGATTCTGAAGGAAATTTATATGGCTCTAATTTTTCTGGCGATACCGTATATAAGATTACACCATCGGGAGAAATAAGTGCATTTGTAACAGGATTAAGTAACCCTAATGGATTGGCTTTTGACTCAGAAGATAATCTTTTTGTGGTAGAATATACAGGAGCGGCAATACGTAAATATGATAATGAAGGAAATCTTTTACATACATATCCTGTAGGGGACTTTCCGTCAGGGATAATCAAGGCATTTTGTAGTGATGCTATGATATTTACATATGCAGATTTTGGTAATGCAGAGAACAATAGCGTAAATGAGTTGTTGCCAGACGGAACTATAAGAGAGCTTTATCAAGGAGCACCATTAAGTGTTCCTGTGGGGTTAACTTTTGATCATAGCGGAGTACTCTATATAGGTAATTATTTAGATAGAAAAATTTATAGGTTACGTCCTGGTAAAAATGAATTAAAATATATAGCAACGGTTCCTGATTCTGGTACTAATGCTCCGTATTTAGCTTTTATTGCTTATGCCAAAGGATCACTTTATGGAACCGTATATGGAGAGCACAAGATTTATAAAATACACCCTTGGTTTACTGATCGTGTAGAAATATTTGCAGGTAGCACTTCAGGGAGTATGGATGGCGATATTTCTGAGGCTACTTTTTCTTTTCCTTCCGGAATTATCTCAAATAAGAGAGAAAACACACTTTATGTTTCAGAATTTAGCGGAGTAGGAAATGTTAGAAAAATATCGCTACGAAAAAAGAAGTGTAATCTTGATATAAAACTTAAAGCATATCCTAATCCAGTTTCAGAATTACTAAATATCAAAGTAGAATTGTCAGAAGAAACGAATTTTAGAATTAAAGTTGAATCTCTATTTGGAGGAAATGTAGTTTTTGAGAGTCAGGAAACTTATGACGGAGAAGATTTTTTAAAAACGATTTCTGTAGAGAATTGGTCGCCTGGTTTTTATAGAGTACTAATTTCTAAAAATAGTTGTAGGAAGTCTAAACTACTAATTGTTAGATGA
- a CDS encoding zinc-dependent metalloprotease — protein sequence MKTQLSLMMVLFVVTIGFSQNDIWKRTSNSKNLQKNKSTASYLPGNILYELDIEQMKKTLKASPLRSKSSKGSGKVMSFPNDNGIMESYTILESPVMSPELSAQYPDIKSYVGYGIEDPTATIHFSVSPSGLQTMRLSGRSKAVFIEPYTIDGNTYSVYTKDSKISEIKRFTCGAIEDDHQKSTQGIRAKNADDGRLRTYDLAISTTDEYTAFYGGVAQAQAAINATINRVNAIFERDFSITLNLVHTKIYPNNRETPDPYNFVRRGRNIITNYSTMLQRVLDAERVDNNPINYDIGHLFGGVDSSGNAGEIASVCDADNKGKGYTTSREPRGDTFDIDFVAHEMGHQFGANHTWTFGPNERTNRQVEPGSGTTIMGYAGITGANTDVQQNSDAYFHAVSIKQVTDFVKASQCATVTNTRNNVPVVNAGADYTIPKGTPFVLTGEGRDADARDNLTYCWEQMDEDDARTKLPTKNATTGVAFRSYSPKASKKRYFPRLSTIKKGKTAWKWEAVPDVARALNFRLTVRDRREGVGANKSDDMRVNVIEAAGPFKVTNLNRKHIRLRPNTMHTLTWDVAETNRNGINAANVDILLSEDEGKTYPLNKALARNVRNDGEHEVRLPETLAKKYRIMVKPVNNIFFDITNENFEIANCIDATITIRLDKYPKETTWKIVDSNNNIVSEGGPYKDDQKETEIVLPDCFIPGRYTFTINDSQNDGICCGYGRGSYAITSGGNPLISGAENIGSSESKEFEIAAPAVVARNGINNKNEVTKVYPNPIINNGILNVATPSDNTLFAIHDVLGRKVLQGKINNNNKIDLNSLKAGLYMVTLDLDGKKFVHQVVKQ from the coding sequence ATGAAAACTCAACTTTCATTAATGATGGTGCTATTTGTAGTAACCATTGGCTTTTCTCAAAATGACATTTGGAAAAGAACCTCAAATTCTAAAAACTTACAAAAAAACAAAAGTACAGCAAGTTATTTGCCGGGCAATATCCTTTATGAGTTGGATATAGAGCAAATGAAAAAAACGCTTAAAGCCTCTCCGCTCAGAAGTAAATCTAGTAAAGGCTCTGGCAAGGTAATGTCATTTCCGAATGATAATGGAATCATGGAATCCTATACCATATTAGAATCTCCGGTTATGAGTCCAGAACTATCGGCACAATATCCCGATATTAAATCTTATGTTGGATACGGAATTGAAGATCCAACCGCAACAATTCACTTTAGTGTTTCGCCAAGTGGTTTACAAACTATGCGTTTATCAGGGAGATCAAAAGCTGTATTTATCGAACCCTATACCATAGATGGTAATACCTATAGCGTGTATACAAAAGATAGCAAAATAAGTGAGATAAAAAGGTTTACCTGTGGAGCAATAGAAGATGATCATCAAAAATCTACACAAGGTATTAGAGCAAAAAACGCAGACGATGGTAGATTAAGAACATATGATTTAGCGATTTCTACGACAGATGAGTATACTGCTTTTTATGGAGGAGTAGCACAAGCACAAGCTGCTATTAATGCCACTATAAACAGAGTAAATGCAATTTTTGAAAGAGATTTTTCGATAACACTCAATTTAGTACATACCAAAATTTATCCAAATAACAGAGAGACCCCTGATCCATATAATTTTGTTCGAAGGGGACGTAACATAATCACTAATTATAGTACTATGCTACAAAGAGTGCTAGATGCAGAGAGAGTTGATAATAACCCCATTAATTATGATATAGGTCATCTTTTTGGAGGAGTAGATAGTTCTGGTAACGCAGGAGAGATAGCATCTGTATGTGATGCTGATAATAAAGGGAAAGGATATACAACTTCTAGGGAACCTAGAGGTGATACATTTGATATAGATTTTGTAGCTCATGAAATGGGACATCAATTTGGAGCTAATCATACCTGGACATTTGGACCAAATGAAAGAACCAATAGACAAGTGGAACCAGGAAGCGGTACTACCATTATGGGATATGCGGGGATAACAGGTGCTAATACAGATGTGCAGCAAAATAGTGATGCCTATTTTCATGCGGTTTCTATCAAACAAGTTACAGATTTTGTGAAAGCTTCACAATGTGCTACAGTTACTAATACTCGTAATAATGTTCCTGTAGTAAACGCTGGAGCAGATTATACCATTCCTAAAGGAACACCTTTTGTGTTAACAGGCGAAGGAAGAGATGCCGATGCTAGAGATAATCTTACCTATTGTTGGGAACAAATGGATGAAGATGATGCTAGGACCAAGTTACCTACTAAAAATGCAACAACAGGAGTAGCTTTTAGATCATATAGTCCTAAAGCTTCTAAAAAACGATATTTCCCTAGGTTAAGTACTATAAAAAAAGGGAAAACAGCATGGAAATGGGAGGCAGTTCCTGATGTTGCCAGAGCTTTAAACTTTAGGTTAACAGTAAGAGATAGGAGAGAAGGTGTTGGAGCAAATAAAAGTGATGATATGAGAGTGAATGTTATTGAAGCAGCAGGGCCATTTAAGGTTACTAATTTAAATCGTAAACATATAAGGTTAAGACCTAACACGATGCATACATTAACCTGGGATGTAGCAGAGACTAATCGAAATGGAATAAATGCTGCAAATGTTGATATTTTATTATCAGAGGATGAAGGGAAAACATACCCATTAAATAAAGCTTTGGCTAGAAACGTTAGAAATGATGGTGAACATGAAGTAAGACTTCCAGAAACATTAGCTAAAAAGTATAGAATCATGGTAAAACCTGTGAATAATATCTTTTTTGATATCACTAATGAAAACTTTGAAATCGCAAACTGTATTGATGCAACTATAACTATACGATTAGATAAATATCCTAAGGAAACTACTTGGAAAATTGTTGATAGCAATAATAATATTGTATCAGAAGGAGGTCCATACAAAGATGATCAAAAAGAAACAGAAATTGTTTTGCCTGATTGTTTTATACCTGGTAGATATACATTTACTATTAATGACTCTCAGAACGATGGTATATGTTGTGGTTATGGTAGAGGTTCATACGCTATAACTTCTGGAGGTAATCCGTTGATTTCTGGAGCAGAAAATATTGGTAGTTCAGAATCTAAAGAGTTTGAGATTGCTGCCCCAGCAGTTGTTGCTCGAAATGGAATTAATAATAAAAATGAAGTAACCAAAGTGTATCCTAATCCAATAATAAATAATGGGATTTTAAATGTAGCTACTCCTTCTGATAATACTCTTTTTGCTATACATGATGTATTAGGAAGGAAAGTATTACAAGGGAAAATAAATAATAATAATAAGATTGATTTAAACTCTCTTAAAGCAGGCTTATATATGGTAACGTTAGATCTCGATGGGAAAAAGTTTGTACATCAGGTTGTTAAGCAATAA
- a CDS encoding SDR family NAD(P)-dependent oxidoreductase, translated as MKKLHNKVAVITGANSGIGLATAKLYLKEGAKVVLSGRRQEALDEVAETLEGDFITVTADVAKPEDNKRLIKEAIDKYGKIDILFLNAGVVLHPTPTHEITEEHYEEIFNINVKGPILAVKEALPHINNEGTILFNNSVVTHRAFDGLAIYSATKGALRAYQRVLTSEVKSRFIRVNSISPGPITTPIFSKMGLPKDVSEEMGKGFAQQVPLGRFGTPEEIAKSALFLASDDASYINGIELEVDGGMTQV; from the coding sequence ATGAAAAAATTACACAACAAAGTAGCCGTGATAACTGGAGCAAATAGTGGAATTGGATTAGCCACGGCAAAATTGTACTTAAAGGAAGGTGCCAAAGTGGTACTCTCGGGAAGACGTCAAGAGGCACTAGATGAAGTTGCAGAAACACTTGAAGGTGATTTTATAACCGTTACTGCAGATGTAGCTAAACCAGAGGATAATAAAAGATTAATTAAAGAAGCTATCGATAAATATGGTAAAATTGATATCCTATTTCTTAATGCAGGCGTTGTTTTACACCCTACTCCAACACATGAGATCACAGAAGAACATTATGAAGAGATCTTTAACATTAATGTAAAAGGACCAATATTAGCAGTAAAGGAAGCATTACCTCATATCAATAACGAGGGAACTATTTTATTTAATAATTCTGTCGTTACACATCGAGCTTTTGATGGCCTGGCGATATATTCTGCTACTAAGGGTGCATTACGGGCGTATCAACGGGTTTTAACATCAGAAGTAAAGTCCAGATTTATTCGTGTTAATTCTATTTCTCCAGGGCCTATTACTACTCCAATTTTCAGTAAAATGGGGTTACCAAAAGATGTTTCAGAAGAAATGGGAAAAGGTTTTGCACAGCAAGTCCCACTAGGTCGTTTCGGAACCCCAGAAGAAATAGCTAAATCTGCATTATTTCTGGCATCAGATGATGCATCATATATCAATGGTATAGAATTGGAAGTTGACGGCGGGATGACTCAAGTTTAA
- a CDS encoding SDR family NAD(P)-dependent oxidoreductase: protein MKKLQNKVAVITGANSGIGLATAKLYLQEGAKVVLSGRRQEALDEVAKALEGDFITVKADVAIEEDNKRLINEATSKYGKIDILFLNAGIAPVAPVHEITEEHYDTLFSINVKGPILATKEALPHINDGGTILFTNSVVTQKGFDGLGVYSATKGALRAYQRVLTSEVKSRGIRVNSIAPGPIETPLYGKMGLPEGVVEEMGKSFAQQVPLGRFGTSEEVAKSALFLASEDASFINGVDLEIDGGLSQI from the coding sequence ATGAAAAAGTTACAAAACAAAGTAGCGGTTATTACAGGAGCCAATAGCGGAATAGGATTGGCAACAGCAAAACTGTATTTACAAGAAGGCGCCAAAGTGGTACTTTCAGGAAGACGTCAAGAGGCATTAGATGAAGTTGCAAAAGCTCTGGAAGGGGATTTTATTACAGTAAAAGCCGATGTCGCCATAGAAGAAGACAACAAAAGGTTAATTAATGAAGCGACTTCTAAATACGGAAAAATTGATATTCTCTTTCTAAATGCAGGAATCGCACCGGTAGCTCCCGTACATGAAATAACAGAAGAGCATTACGATACGCTATTTAGTATTAATGTAAAAGGACCAATATTAGCTACCAAAGAAGCTTTGCCACATATAAATGATGGTGGAACCATATTATTCACTAACTCTGTTGTAACTCAAAAAGGGTTTGATGGATTAGGTGTCTATTCTGCAACCAAAGGAGCCTTAAGAGCTTACCAACGCGTTTTAACCTCTGAGGTAAAATCTAGAGGTATTCGTGTTAATTCTATTGCCCCAGGCCCCATCGAAACACCTCTTTATGGTAAAATGGGACTACCAGAAGGTGTTGTAGAAGAAATGGGTAAAAGTTTTGCTCAACAAGTACCTTTAGGTCGTTTCGGGACTTCTGAAGAAGTTGCTAAATCTGCTTTATTTCTAGCTTCAGAAGATGCATCTTTTATTAATGGTGTGGATTTAGAAATTGATGGTGGATTAAGCCAAATATAA
- a CDS encoding TetR/AcrR family transcriptional regulator: MPKVETFDRNTVLQKATEVFHVKGYNGTSMQDLVDATDLNRSSIYNSFGSKLHMFLEVLSYYQSTFGNNISQKLAQSYNATEAIEAIFDLYVHEIINDNNRKGCLVVNCKSEMTNQEPLIKSFMEKNQDRMIAMLEDIVTKGQMEKIFNQNQTASQYALYLFSSIQGLRMTGILNKNEEDLRNLIRTILKVLY, encoded by the coding sequence ATGCCAAAAGTAGAAACATTTGATAGAAATACAGTTTTGCAAAAAGCTACCGAAGTATTTCATGTAAAAGGATATAATGGTACCTCTATGCAAGATTTGGTAGATGCAACAGATTTAAATCGATCGAGTATTTATAACTCTTTTGGAAGTAAATTGCATATGTTTCTAGAGGTTCTTTCGTATTATCAATCTACGTTTGGAAATAATATTAGTCAAAAATTAGCACAATCATATAATGCTACCGAGGCTATTGAAGCAATCTTTGATTTATATGTTCATGAAATTATTAATGATAATAATCGTAAAGGTTGTTTGGTTGTTAATTGTAAGTCCGAAATGACAAATCAAGAGCCTTTAATCAAATCCTTTATGGAAAAAAATCAAGATAGAATGATTGCAATGCTTGAAGATATTGTGACCAAAGGACAAATGGAAAAGATATTTAATCAGAACCAAACAGCTAGCCAATATGCACTTTACCTCTTTTCATCTATACAAGGGCTTAGAATGACAGGGATATTAAACAAAAACGAAGAAGATTTAAGAAATCTCATTCGTACTATACTAAAAGTACTATACTAA
- a CDS encoding GNAT family N-acetyltransferase — MILKEVQIKTVQSNDIYKLLDIGRQTFYDAFGPPHNTEKNINEYLNKKFTLDNITKELHNPNSEFYFAWVNNQIAGYIKLNSGNAQTEPLEGNTLEIERIYVVKEHQGKKIGQLLFQKTLQIAKEKSIEFIWLGVWEKNPRAITFYKRNGFKIFDTHQFMLGTDLQTDMMMKLAL, encoded by the coding sequence ATGATATTAAAAGAAGTTCAAATTAAAACAGTGCAATCAAACGACATCTATAAGTTATTGGATATCGGCCGTCAAACATTTTATGATGCCTTTGGGCCTCCTCACAACACAGAAAAAAATATCAATGAATATCTAAATAAAAAATTCACTTTAGATAACATTACAAAAGAGCTTCATAATCCAAACTCTGAGTTTTATTTTGCATGGGTAAATAATCAAATAGCTGGATATATAAAACTAAACTCAGGTAATGCTCAAACAGAACCTCTAGAAGGTAATACTCTAGAAATAGAACGAATATATGTTGTAAAGGAACATCAGGGCAAGAAAATTGGGCAATTATTATTTCAAAAAACTCTACAAATAGCAAAAGAAAAATCTATTGAATTTATTTGGTTAGGTGTTTGGGAGAAAAACCCTAGAGCGATAACCTTTTATAAAAGAAATGGTTTTAAAATCTTTGATACCCATCAATTTATGTTAGGAACAGACCTCCAAACTGATATGATGATGAAACTTGCTTTATAA
- a CDS encoding C40 family peptidase: MQYGICNLSIVPLRFEPQDSSEMVSQILYGEHFKVLEKRKKWSKIRLAFDHYEGWIDNKQYIEVTEEEYINFDKQPLCLVGDMVEFVSCNDDQLMPIPLGASLKALDFFRHHYEGTRITEKQSKENIVNTAFLFLNAPYLWGGKTNFGIDCSGFSQMVYKLNGYKLLRDASQQATQGDPLSFIEESEPGDLAFFDNEEGAITHVGIMMKDNYIIHAHGKVRVDRIDHTGIYNAEKRTHTHQLRVIKRII, encoded by the coding sequence ATGCAATACGGTATTTGTAATCTAAGTATTGTTCCATTACGTTTCGAGCCTCAGGATTCCAGTGAAATGGTTTCCCAGATATTATATGGCGAACATTTTAAAGTGTTAGAAAAACGTAAAAAATGGAGTAAAATTCGTTTGGCCTTTGATCATTATGAAGGCTGGATTGATAACAAACAATACATAGAGGTCACCGAGGAAGAATATATCAATTTTGATAAACAACCGCTCTGTCTGGTGGGAGATATGGTCGAATTTGTAAGTTGCAATGATGATCAACTAATGCCTATCCCTCTTGGGGCATCTCTGAAAGCATTAGATTTTTTTAGACATCATTATGAAGGTACGAGAATTACAGAAAAACAATCCAAAGAAAATATAGTGAATACCGCTTTTCTATTTCTTAATGCTCCATATCTTTGGGGTGGAAAAACAAATTTTGGTATTGATTGTAGCGGGTTTTCTCAAATGGTATATAAACTTAATGGTTATAAGCTATTACGGGACGCATCTCAACAAGCAACTCAAGGCGATCCTTTAAGTTTTATTGAAGAAAGTGAACCCGGAGATTTGGCATTTTTTGATAATGAAGAAGGTGCAATTACCCATGTAGGTATTATGATGAAAGACAACTACATCATCCATGCCCATGGCAAAGTGCGCGTAGATCGAATTGACCACACCGGAATCTATAACGCCGAGAAACGTACGCATACTCATCAATTAAGAGTAATCAAACGTATTATTTAG
- a CDS encoding acetyl-CoA C-acyltransferase: MSKEVVIVSAVRTPIGSFMGSLSTVPATQLGATAIKGALDKINLDPSLVQEVFMGNVVQAGNGQAPARQAALAAGIKDTVPCTTVNKVCASGMKAVMHAAQTIALGDADIVVAGGMENMSLIPHYVRLRAGHKFGPQTMEDGMQKDGLVDAYDHNAMGVCADLCATEHNFSREDQDTFAIQSYERSAKAWADGKFNNEVVPVAVPQRRGEPVMVTEDEEYKNVKMEKIPALRAAFSKEGTVTAANASTINDGAGAVVVMSAEKAKELGLAPLVRIKSYADAAQEPKWFTTAPAKALPKAIEKAGISLDDIDFFEFNEAFSVVGLANLKILGLNDSNTNVNGGAVSLGHPLGCSGVRILITLINVLEQNNAKIGAAAICNGGGGASAMVIERV, translated from the coding sequence ATGAGTAAAGAAGTAGTAATCGTATCTGCAGTACGCACACCAATAGGAAGTTTTATGGGAAGTTTATCTACTGTTCCTGCAACTCAATTGGGAGCTACTGCAATTAAAGGTGCATTAGATAAAATAAACCTTGACCCTTCATTAGTTCAGGAAGTATTCATGGGTAATGTAGTGCAAGCGGGGAATGGACAAGCTCCAGCTAGGCAAGCTGCATTAGCAGCGGGGATTAAGGATACAGTTCCTTGTACTACAGTAAATAAAGTATGCGCAAGTGGTATGAAAGCTGTTATGCATGCCGCACAAACTATTGCCTTAGGAGATGCAGACATTGTAGTTGCCGGAGGAATGGAAAACATGAGCTTAATACCTCATTATGTGCGACTAAGAGCAGGGCATAAATTTGGGCCTCAGACAATGGAAGATGGTATGCAGAAAGATGGATTAGTAGATGCCTATGACCATAATGCAATGGGAGTTTGTGCAGATCTTTGTGCCACAGAACATAATTTTAGTAGAGAAGATCAAGATACTTTTGCAATACAATCTTATGAGCGTTCTGCAAAGGCTTGGGCCGATGGAAAATTTAATAATGAAGTAGTTCCTGTAGCAGTGCCTCAACGACGTGGAGAACCAGTTATGGTTACAGAAGATGAAGAGTATAAAAATGTGAAAATGGAAAAAATTCCTGCTTTACGCGCTGCTTTTTCTAAAGAAGGAACAGTTACTGCTGCAAACGCTTCTACAATTAATGACGGAGCCGGAGCGGTTGTTGTTATGAGTGCTGAAAAGGCTAAAGAACTAGGATTAGCACCTCTTGTAAGAATAAAAAGTTATGCTGATGCAGCACAGGAACCAAAGTGGTTTACGACTGCTCCTGCAAAAGCATTACCTAAGGCTATAGAAAAAGCTGGGATTTCACTTGATGATATAGATTTCTTTGAATTTAATGAGGCTTTCTCTGTTGTAGGACTAGCAAATCTAAAAATTCTAGGGCTTAATGATTCTAATACTAATGTAAATGGTGGTGCCGTTTCCCTTGGGCATCCTCTAGGGTGTTCTGGAGTACGAATATTGATCACTCTAATCAATGTATTAGAACAAAATAACGCCAAAATTGGTGCTGCTGCTATCTGTAACGGTGGTGGTGGTGCATCTGCCATGGTAATCGAAAGAGTATAA
- a CDS encoding HD family phosphohydrolase, translating to MKRFLNRLYERQSSIYRIFLFICTTALIVYLFPKGGIFKYEFTKGKPWQYENLYAPFDFAIAKTEAEIEAEKRRINDDVIPYFEYDTIIANTAKEYYDTAFSNYLKVLDQSGSRDQAKLFGRILLNDIYRHGVLQEKYSYDDDRQIFLNKGNTAEAITYGQILTSNVLTRTINSRIDKSEYTKFKSDYVALFYDLIKPNVRLNKRLTESTLEIELEKVLTTRGGVSRGSRIIAKGEVVEGDKLQILNSLKAEYESQVWSDKNFYWIVLGYCLLVSLALMMLLLFIKKYRADIYENNTQVTFIFFNVLFLVLITTLVVKYRSDYIYVVPLCILPLILKAFFDSRLGLFTHVITVLILGFVVPNSYEYTFLQIIAGIVTILTISESFKRANLFISVGQITLIYILAYIAFHVIHEGSISNIDWMTVGLFVISGFATLIVHPLIYAYEKIFGLISDVSLLELSDTNSVLLKELSNKAPGTFHHSLNVANIAEAAANEIGANAMLVRVGALYHDIGKMANPTYFTENQLTSGNAHDVLSPKESARIIINHVIRGIEIAKKNNLPDRVIDFIRTHHGTSTVYYFYSKEKEANENVNIEDFQYPGPRPFSKETAILMMSDSVEAASKSLKNPTSSLIDSFVEKIVSKQMEDNQFLNANITFKEIQQVKKVFKRKLTNIYHLRIEYPE from the coding sequence ATGAAAAGATTTTTAAATAGATTATATGAAAGACAATCCTCTATCTATAGGATTTTTCTTTTTATATGCACTACAGCACTTATTGTATATTTATTTCCTAAAGGAGGAATATTTAAATACGAATTTACCAAAGGGAAACCTTGGCAATATGAAAACCTATATGCCCCTTTTGATTTTGCAATTGCAAAAACTGAAGCAGAAATTGAGGCAGAGAAAAGACGAATTAATGATGATGTAATTCCATATTTTGAATATGATACTATAATTGCTAATACTGCTAAAGAATATTATGATACTGCATTTTCTAATTATTTAAAAGTATTAGATCAAAGTGGTAGTAGGGATCAGGCAAAACTTTTTGGTAGAATATTGCTAAATGATATATATAGACATGGGGTTTTGCAAGAAAAGTATTCCTATGATGATGATAGGCAAATTTTTTTAAATAAAGGAAACACAGCAGAAGCAATAACGTATGGTCAAATTCTAACTTCTAATGTCTTAACCAGAACAATTAATTCTCGTATTGATAAAAGTGAATATACGAAGTTTAAAAGTGATTATGTAGCCCTGTTTTATGATTTGATAAAGCCTAATGTAAGATTAAATAAAAGATTAACTGAGAGTACTTTAGAAATTGAACTAGAGAAAGTTCTTACTACCAGAGGAGGAGTGTCTAGAGGGAGTAGAATTATTGCTAAAGGAGAAGTAGTAGAAGGAGATAAACTGCAAATATTAAATTCGTTAAAAGCAGAATATGAATCTCAGGTTTGGAGCGATAAAAACTTCTATTGGATCGTATTGGGTTATTGTCTATTGGTTTCATTGGCACTTATGATGCTTTTATTGTTTATTAAAAAATATAGAGCAGATATATATGAAAATAATACTCAGGTAACCTTTATTTTTTTTAATGTTCTTTTTCTTGTGTTAATAACCACATTGGTGGTTAAATATCGATCAGATTATATCTATGTGGTTCCGTTGTGTATTCTTCCTTTGATTCTTAAAGCATTTTTTGATTCGAGATTAGGATTGTTTACCCATGTAATTACAGTATTGATACTGGGATTTGTTGTTCCCAATAGTTATGAGTATACCTTTTTGCAGATTATAGCAGGAATTGTAACGATATTAACAATTTCAGAATCTTTTAAAAGAGCTAATTTGTTTATTTCTGTGGGACAGATCACCTTAATTTATATCTTGGCATATATTGCATTTCATGTTATTCATGAAGGAAGTATAAGCAATATCGATTGGATGACAGTTGGATTGTTTGTGATAAGTGGGTTTGCAACACTTATAGTGCACCCTTTAATCTATGCATATGAAAAGATTTTCGGATTGATTTCTGATGTCTCGTTATTAGAACTTAGTGATACAAATTCGGTTTTACTTAAAGAATTATCGAATAAAGCACCTGGAACATTTCATCATTCCCTTAATGTAGCGAATATTGCAGAAGCAGCTGCCAATGAAATCGGAGCTAATGCAATGCTGGTAAGAGTAGGAGCTTTATATCATGATATTGGTAAAATGGCTAATCCTACTTATTTTACTGAAAATCAATTAACTTCGGGTAATGCGCATGATGTATTGTCCCCCAAAGAGAGTGCAAGAATTATTATTAATCATGTAATACGGGGTATAGAGATTGCAAAAAAGAATAATTTACCGGATCGTGTCATCGATTTTATCAGAACCCACCATGGAACAAGTACTGTGTATTATTTCTATAGCAAAGAAAAAGAAGCTAATGAAAATGTGAATATTGAAGATTTTCAATACCCAGGGCCAAGGCCATTTTCTAAAGAAACGGCCATTTTGATGATGAGTGATAGTGTAGAAGCAGCTTCAAAAAGTTTGAAAAACCCTACAAGTAGTTTGATTGATTCTTTCGTAGAAAAAATAGTAAGTAAACAAATGGAGGATAATCAGTTCTTGAACGCTAATATTACTTTTAAAGAAATTCAACAAGTTAAAAAAGTCTTTAAACGTAAATTAACCAATATTTACCATCTTAGAATAGAATACCCGGAGTAA
- a CDS encoding DUF3817 domain-containing protein, with protein MITSFRLISYLEGISYLLILFVTMPLKYIFESPEPNQIIGMAHGFLFLIYIVFAFLVKPEKQWNIKTLMIVLACSIIPFGTFWMDRKYLKKVE; from the coding sequence ATGATTACCAGTTTCAGACTAATCAGCTATCTTGAGGGTATTTCTTACTTACTTATCCTCTTTGTAACCATGCCTTTAAAATATATTTTCGAATCTCCAGAACCTAATCAAATAATAGGAATGGCTCATGGGTTTCTTTTCCTAATTTATATTGTATTTGCATTTCTTGTGAAACCAGAAAAACAATGGAACATCAAAACACTTATGATTGTTTTAGCTTGCTCTATTATTCCTTTCGGAACCTTTTGGATGGATAGAAAATATTTAAAGAAAGTAGAGTAA